A genomic segment from Blastocatellia bacterium encodes:
- a CDS encoding ABC transporter ATP-binding protein: protein MNAIETFDLTRKYGETTALNALTLTIKSGTIFGFLGPNGAGKTTTLNILIGLIPPTSGRAKVLGLDVTRDAPAIREQIGVLLEDHGLYEYLSAYDNLEFFGRINRMGKQARARRIQELMEKVGLWDKRDQQPKEWSKGMKQKLAICRALLHQPKILFLDEPTSGLDPSSQRAFREEILSLKKSENVTIFLNTHNLDEAERVCDDIAILNHGRVIAHGPPDHIRAESAGHSVITVTIDALPEAVHARLSALPFVKSIELEGQRLRLMVDDPTQSAQINRLLVTHGVAVSELRREQASLEQIFLQLIDEERQHVA, encoded by the coding sequence ATGGTGAGACGACGGCGCTGAATGCGCTCACGCTGACGATCAAATCGGGCACTATTTTCGGCTTCCTTGGACCTAATGGGGCAGGCAAGACAACGACGTTGAACATCCTCATTGGGCTGATTCCGCCGACATCTGGCCGAGCAAAGGTGCTCGGCTTGGACGTGACGCGCGACGCCCCGGCGATACGGGAACAAATCGGCGTCTTGCTTGAAGACCATGGCCTCTACGAGTACCTGTCGGCCTACGATAATCTGGAGTTCTTCGGGCGCATCAATCGAATGGGTAAACAGGCTCGCGCGCGACGCATCCAGGAGCTCATGGAGAAAGTCGGACTGTGGGATAAACGCGATCAACAACCGAAAGAGTGGTCTAAAGGGATGAAACAGAAACTGGCCATCTGTCGCGCTCTGTTGCATCAACCCAAAATTCTCTTTTTGGATGAGCCGACGTCGGGCCTCGATCCATCCAGCCAACGCGCCTTCCGCGAGGAAATCCTCTCGCTGAAGAAATCAGAGAACGTCACCATTTTTCTCAATACGCACAATCTGGATGAAGCCGAGCGGGTGTGCGATGACATCGCTATTCTCAATCATGGCCGCGTGATTGCGCACGGTCCGCCCGATCATATCAGAGCAGAGAGCGCCGGCCACTCGGTCATCACCGTCACCATTGATGCTTTGCCGGAAGCTGTTCACGCGCGACTGAGCGCACTGCCGTTCGTCAAATCTATAGAGCTTGAGGGACAGCGTCTGCGCCTGATGGTGGATGACCCAACGCAGAGCGCTCAGATCAATCGCCTGCTGGTCACACATGGCGTCGCGGTCTCCGAGCTTCGCCGTGAACAAGCTTCGCTGGAGCAAATCTTCTTACAATTGATTGACGAGGAGAGACAACATGTTGCGTGA